In the Helianthus annuus cultivar XRQ/B chromosome 11, HanXRQr2.0-SUNRISE, whole genome shotgun sequence genome, one interval contains:
- the LOC110890953 gene encoding uncharacterized protein LOC110890953 yields MKNTHRGGHVKKKKQSDGARLIISATAGIIVGYLIGINFPYVALTKIDLPSSIHSSSENTNNEYQSKPSERNFPENLGLVNTPVTPQIYVPTNPRGAETLPPGIVVSETDLYLRRLWGRPSEDLKKKPKYLVTFTVGWDQRDNIDAAVKKFSSDFQILLFHYDGRTTEWDRYEWSKKSIHVSVTRQTKWWYAKRFLHPDIVAAYDYIFVWDEDLGVKHFNGDMYMKVVKKYGLEISQPGLEPDNGLTWEMTKRRGDKEVHKDTEEKPGWCSDPRLPPCAAFVEIMAPVFSREAWRCVWYLIQNDLVHGWGLDFALRRCVEPAHEKIGVVDSQWIVHQVIPSLGQVTNAEYGWQEVKDRCKSEWALFQDRLANAYAVYVRETGKAKP; encoded by the exons ATGAAAAACACGCATCGAGG TGGAcatgtgaagaagaagaagcaaaGCGACGGTGCAAGACTTATTATATCTGCAACTGCGGGAATAATCGTTGGATACCTAATCGGGATTAATTTTCCTTATGTTGCTCTTACCAAG ATTGACTTACCTTCAAGCATTCATTCATCATCCGAAAATACAAATAACGAATATCAATCAAAGCCTTCCGAACGTAACTTCCCTGAAAATCTCGGTTTGGTTAATACACCTGTAACACCTCAG ATTTATGTTCCAACAAATCCGCGTGGTGCCGAAACATTACCTCCAGGAATTGTAGTTTCAGAAACAGATTTATATTTGCGAAGATTATGGGGAAGACCGAGTGAG GATCTAAAGAAGAAGCCAAAGTACTTGGTAACTTTCACTGTCGGTTGGGACCAACGAGACAACATCGACGCAGCAGTAAAAAAG TTTTCATCGGACTTCCAAATCTTGCTTTTCCACTATGATGGTCGAACAACAGAATGGGATCGATATGagtggtcaaagaagtcaattcACGTCAGCGTAACGAGACAAACCAAATG GTGGTATGCAAAGAGGTTTTTGCATCCGGATATTGTGGCAGCTTATGATTACATTTTCGTTTGGGATGAAGATCTCGGTGTCAAACACTTCAACGGGGACAT GTATATGAAGGTAGTTAAGAAATATGGGTTGGAGATTTCTCAGCCTGGCCTTGAACCGGATAATGGATTAACATGGGAAATGACAAAGAGAAGAGGCGATAAAGAAGTCCACAA GGATACAGAAGAGAAACCAGGATGGTGCAGTGATCCCAGATTGCCTCCGTGTGCAGC atttgtAGAGATTATGGCTCCTGTGTTTTCGCGGGAAGCTTGGCGGTGTGTGTGGTATTTGATTCAG AATGATTTGGTGCATGGATGGGGTTTGGATTTTGCTCTTAGAAGATGCGTCGAG cCCGCACATGAGAAAATCGGTGTTGTAGATTCACAGTGGATTGTTCATCAAGTCATTCCTTCACTG GGTCAAGTAACGAATGCGGAATATGGATGGCAAGAG GTAAAAGATAGATGCAAAAGTGAGTGGGCCCTATTTCAAGATCGGCTTGCCAACGCGTATGCAGTTTACGTTAGAGAGACAGGAAAGGCTAAACCATAA
- the LOC110890952 gene encoding vacuolar protein-sorting-associated protein 37 homolog 1, with protein MFKFWCSQEQGDPRPQEVTTNSWYPPCVSSPSSSRPGTPNSTNASTYTQRVGERPHVSPTEAAGIIVYLKDKSVDELRKLLSDPEAYRQFLLSIDPVRTQNSVRDELRNETLQLARANLEKEPQITELRNQCMIIRTSELASAQEKLNDLTKRKAKILKSYSSGSLLHKLQESMNKTDEESETLHQQLLDKEIDLATFVQKYKKLRVVYHKRALTHLAAKTSLVG; from the exons ATGTTCAAGTTCTG GTGTTCTCAAGAGCAAGGTGATCCGAGGCCACAGGAAGTTACTACAAACTCATGGTATCCTCCATGTGTTAGTTCACCGAGTTCATCCCGCCCCGGTACGCCTAATAGCACCAACGCTAGCACTTACACGCAAAGGGTTGGAGAACGGCCTCACGTTTCTCCCACAGAGGCTGCTGGCATCATTGTATATCTAAAAGATAAAAG TGTTGATGAGCTACGGAAGCTTTTATCAGACCCGGAGGCCTATCGACAATTCTTGCTTTCAATTGATCCAGTAAGAACTCAGAACAGT GTAAGAGATGAACTTAGGAATGAAACTCTGCAGCTTGCTA GGGCTAACTTGGAAAAAGAACCCCAGATCACCGAATTGAGAAACCAG TGCATGATCATAAGAACAAGCGAGCTAGCATCCGCTCAAGAAAAGCTGAACGATCTCACCAAGCGAAAAGCCAAGATCCTTAAATCTTACTCCTCTGGTTCCTTGCTTCACAAGCTACAAG AGTCGATGAATAAAACCGATGAAGAATCTGAAACGCTCCACCAGCAGCTTCTTGATAAAGAGATTGATCTTGCGACATTTGTTCAGAAGTACAAAAAGTTACGTGTTGTTTACCATAAACGGGCTCTCACCCATCTTGCAGCCAAGACTTCTTTAGTCGGTTGA